From Methanocella paludicola SANAE, a single genomic window includes:
- a CDS encoding symporter small accessory protein, producing MFGIDDPWILGGYIFTIGVTIACILYGILKWNEGGE from the coding sequence ATGTTCGGCATCGATGATCCGTGGATTCTGGGCGGATATATTTTCACGATAGGCGTGACTATCGCTTGCATATTATACGGCATATTGAAATGGAACGAAGGCGGTGAATAG
- a CDS encoding L-lactate permease: MEQLLAFILAILPILFIFAGLVFFKKSGTYMGIAGWALTVAIAVLFFGTSLDVALRASFAGILSSFGISLMVLFTILQVTMMDMTGAIKRITGFIKTIAAEKYEQVMILNVGLGSLLVSIGATPVTMLPPIMIALGFSPLAAVALPCLGYDPLTSFSLLAVPITLPAQAFGLDLGLLSSNISIFLPVVSTGLALGMLWVAEGFDGVRKGFVPAVVAGLTLGISAIVFVRLLPYIGVEFVQLVGVFSGLMAIIALFSLRLVSGKPIIIKAASDSTISPDGGARMPLRNALLPWGLLIAFCILISIPFISTMLHGIPGGLNKVAVYSNKVIDLKVLNQAYFWVLVSTVISAPFLVKSKSQAREVLKVWARRAWSPTLAAAVFFAIAYVMDYSAQSVVDGALAFATGAIDLNMNAVIGLSLAAFFGASAFPAVSPLLGLFGCFVSGSEASSNVMFHGILKKSTDVLDIDFMKVYAAHAVSGGIASGISPAKIVNAAAVIDRLGIEGEVIRKSAVVSILLTLIVGAILFVWIAL; the protein is encoded by the coding sequence ATGGAGCAGCTATTAGCCTTTATCTTAGCCATACTACCCATTCTCTTCATCTTCGCCGGGCTGGTTTTCTTTAAAAAGTCCGGCACCTACATGGGCATCGCCGGCTGGGCCCTTACCGTCGCCATCGCCGTTCTTTTTTTTGGCACTTCCCTGGACGTCGCCCTGCGGGCATCCTTCGCGGGCATCCTGTCCTCGTTCGGCATCTCGCTCATGGTACTGTTCACCATCTTACAGGTGACGATGATGGACATGACGGGGGCGATAAAGCGCATCACTGGGTTCATCAAGACCATCGCCGCGGAGAAGTACGAGCAGGTCATGATCCTCAACGTGGGCCTGGGCTCCCTGCTGGTGTCCATCGGCGCCACGCCCGTCACCATGCTGCCGCCCATCATGATCGCCCTGGGATTTTCCCCGCTGGCGGCCGTAGCGCTGCCCTGCCTGGGCTACGACCCGCTCACGTCGTTCTCGCTGCTCGCCGTGCCCATCACGCTCCCCGCCCAGGCCTTCGGCCTGGACCTTGGCCTGCTCTCGTCCAATATTTCCATTTTCCTGCCCGTCGTATCGACCGGGCTGGCCCTGGGCATGCTCTGGGTCGCCGAAGGCTTCGACGGCGTCCGGAAGGGATTCGTGCCGGCCGTCGTGGCCGGCCTGACGCTGGGCATCTCGGCCATCGTCTTCGTCAGGCTTCTGCCCTATATCGGGGTAGAGTTCGTCCAGCTTGTCGGCGTGTTCTCCGGCCTCATGGCCATCATCGCCCTGTTCTCGCTGAGGCTCGTCAGCGGCAAGCCCATCATCATCAAAGCGGCCTCAGATAGCACCATATCGCCCGACGGCGGCGCACGGATGCCGCTGCGGAATGCGCTGCTCCCGTGGGGGCTGCTGATAGCGTTCTGTATCCTGATCAGCATACCTTTCATTTCCACCATGCTCCACGGCATACCCGGAGGCCTGAACAAGGTCGCCGTCTACTCGAACAAGGTCATCGACCTGAAGGTCCTGAACCAGGCGTACTTCTGGGTGCTGGTAAGCACGGTCATCTCGGCCCCGTTTTTAGTTAAATCGAAAAGCCAGGCACGGGAAGTCCTTAAAGTGTGGGCCCGCCGGGCCTGGAGCCCCACGCTGGCGGCCGCAGTCTTCTTCGCCATCGCCTATGTGATGGACTATTCGGCGCAGTCGGTCGTCGACGGTGCTCTGGCATTCGCTACCGGGGCCATAGACCTTAATATGAACGCGGTCATAGGCCTGAGCCTTGCGGCGTTCTTCGGCGCCTCCGCATTCCCTGCCGTGAGCCCGCTGCTGGGGCTGTTCGGCTGCTTCGTATCGGGCAGCGAGGCGTCGTCGAACGTGATGTTCCACGGCATCCTGAAAAAGTCGACCGATGTCCTGGACATCGACTTCATGAAGGTCTACGCCGCCCACGCCGTCTCGGGCGGCATCGCATCGGGCATATCGCCCGCCAAGATCGTGAACGCCGCCGCCGTCATCGACCGGCTCGGCATCGAGGGCGAGGTCATCCGCAAGTCGGCCGTCGTCTCTATTCTCCTGACGCTTATCGTGGGAGCGATCCTCTTCGTCTGGATCGCCCTATAA
- a CDS encoding UbiD family decarboxylase: MGLREFLDWLKKEGNLQEINKPISPIFEAPRYAYQDRRPVLFNDCNGMRAAMNVMNSRETFARALGVSPDNIINKLTSTGYNGEVKHVDHSPMFEVKSKANLSRLPIMKHFKKDGGAYITAGIVVSKYKDMYNASIHRLMVVNDNTLAARLVPPRHTYVMQKEAAAKNEPLPVGIVIGVDPVTVFAASTRVPPKREWEYAAALKGEPLELVTLDNGVEVPHGEIVLEGYIDPSEKVKEGPFVDITGSYDHIRPEPVIHLNNMMMRKDPIYHGILPGGNEHKLLMGVPYEPLIYNAVANVTKVKNVVLTEGGCCYLHAIVQIEKQTEGDGKNAIMAAFAAHTSLKHVVVVDTDINIFDTADVEYAIATRTKADRDVMIVSNVRGSSLDPVSEDNITSKMGIDATKPLKASDKYERAKI; the protein is encoded by the coding sequence ATGGGTCTACGAGAATTTTTAGACTGGCTGAAAAAAGAAGGGAACCTGCAGGAGATCAACAAGCCGATATCGCCTATATTCGAGGCGCCGAGGTACGCGTACCAGGACCGGCGCCCGGTCCTGTTCAACGACTGCAACGGCATGCGGGCAGCCATGAACGTCATGAACTCCCGGGAGACGTTCGCCCGGGCCCTGGGCGTCTCGCCCGATAACATCATCAACAAGCTGACTTCAACCGGTTATAACGGCGAGGTCAAACACGTCGATCATTCGCCGATGTTCGAGGTCAAGTCAAAAGCTAATCTATCCCGGCTCCCGATCATGAAGCACTTCAAGAAGGACGGCGGCGCGTACATCACGGCCGGCATCGTCGTCTCGAAGTATAAGGACATGTATAACGCTTCCATTCACCGGCTCATGGTCGTCAACGATAATACGCTGGCCGCCAGGCTTGTGCCTCCCCGCCATACCTACGTCATGCAGAAGGAGGCTGCGGCTAAGAATGAGCCATTGCCTGTGGGCATTGTCATTGGTGTAGACCCGGTCACCGTGTTCGCCGCCTCCACGAGGGTCCCGCCGAAAAGGGAATGGGAATACGCGGCCGCCCTCAAGGGAGAGCCTCTCGAACTGGTCACGCTGGACAACGGGGTGGAAGTCCCCCACGGAGAGATAGTCCTGGAAGGCTACATCGACCCCTCTGAAAAGGTCAAGGAAGGCCCCTTCGTCGATATCACCGGCTCCTACGACCATATCCGGCCCGAGCCTGTCATCCATTTAAACAACATGATGATGAGGAAAGACCCCATCTACCATGGCATCCTGCCCGGGGGCAACGAGCACAAGCTCCTCATGGGCGTGCCCTACGAGCCTTTAATATACAATGCCGTGGCCAACGTCACGAAAGTCAAGAATGTCGTCCTGACCGAGGGCGGATGCTGCTACCTGCACGCCATCGTCCAGATCGAGAAGCAGACCGAGGGCGACGGCAAGAACGCCATCATGGCCGCCTTCGCGGCCCACACGAGCCTCAAGCACGTCGTTGTGGTCGACACCGACATCAACATCTTCGACACGGCGGACGTCGAATACGCCATCGCCACCCGCACCAAGGCCGACAGGGACGTGATGATCGTCTCCAACGTCAGGGGGAGCTCGCTTGACCCCGTGTCCGAGGACAACATCACCAGCAAGATGGGCATCGACGCCACCAAGCCCCTGAAGGCCAGCGATAAATACGAAAGGGCTAAGATATAA
- a CDS encoding PAS domain S-box protein has translation MSLDNSPARQSDACKAKEQLLAEQRQGAQALVKTADADKYHFLFDSIQDIAYFLRLDGSIIEVNDAAVRAYGYSRDELPSMNIAMLRTDEERKKLPGMLERCYKYGCVYQTVHRRKDGSTFPLEVNSRGIILDGEKAIVGIARDITERQRAADSLRKSQALLNNIFNCIQDGLTVLDIDLNVVRHNPTIEKWHGRDLVGKKCYRLFHGRNEPCENCPSIRAVREKSMQREVVHDLIGWKELYAYPLVNDDGDVAGTVEQVRDITDRIQADSILRNAMAESELYVDLMGHDINNMNQITLGFMELARNIIEYEGKLTSDNLYLLDKAMDSIKNSSLLIDNVRKIQREKRGLYEPRIMDVSTVLSDVVEQHLDTPGRRVRIDFTPVKGFTVKANDLLKDVFINLVGNAIKHSTGDLTINISLYRVVKAGKEYVGVSVEDNGPGITDQMKQTLLELDLTHTKSRGKGFGLCLIKMLLEDFNGEFWVEDRVNGDFSKGARFVVTLPIANR, from the coding sequence ATGAGTCTGGATAATAGTCCCGCCCGCCAATCCGATGCCTGTAAGGCAAAAGAGCAGCTTTTAGCTGAGCAGCGGCAGGGGGCGCAGGCTTTAGTGAAGACCGCGGATGCGGATAAATATCATTTTCTTTTCGACAGCATCCAGGATATCGCCTATTTTCTCCGCCTCGACGGCAGCATCATCGAAGTCAACGACGCGGCCGTCAGGGCCTACGGGTACTCCAGGGACGAGCTCCCGTCCATGAACATCGCCATGCTGCGGACCGATGAAGAACGAAAAAAATTGCCGGGCATGCTGGAGCGGTGCTACAAGTATGGCTGCGTATACCAGACGGTACACCGGCGAAAGGATGGGAGCACGTTCCCGCTGGAGGTCAACTCACGAGGCATCATCCTCGACGGGGAAAAAGCGATCGTCGGTATCGCGAGGGATATCACCGAGCGCCAGAGGGCGGCAGATTCGCTCCGTAAAAGCCAGGCGCTCCTGAACAATATTTTCAACTGTATACAGGACGGCCTCACAGTCCTCGATATAGACCTGAACGTCGTACGGCATAACCCGACCATTGAAAAGTGGCACGGCAGGGACCTCGTGGGGAAAAAATGCTATCGGCTCTTCCATGGGCGAAACGAGCCATGCGAGAACTGCCCGAGCATCCGGGCGGTCCGGGAAAAAAGCATGCAGCGCGAGGTCGTGCACGACCTCATCGGGTGGAAGGAGCTTTACGCCTACCCGCTGGTCAATGACGACGGGGACGTGGCGGGCACCGTCGAGCAGGTCCGGGACATCACTGACCGCATACAGGCCGATAGCATCTTACGAAATGCGATGGCCGAGAGCGAGCTGTACGTGGACCTTATGGGCCACGATATCAATAACATGAACCAGATCACCCTGGGGTTCATGGAGCTAGCCCGCAACATCATCGAGTACGAAGGCAAACTGACCTCCGACAATCTCTATTTACTGGATAAGGCCATGGATTCCATCAAGAACAGCTCCCTGCTCATCGATAACGTGCGGAAGATCCAGCGGGAGAAGCGGGGCCTGTACGAGCCCAGGATCATGGACGTCAGCACGGTATTAAGCGATGTAGTGGAACAGCACCTGGATACTCCCGGCAGGCGCGTGAGGATCGATTTTACTCCCGTGAAAGGCTTCACGGTCAAGGCCAACGACCTTCTCAAGGACGTATTCATTAACCTGGTGGGCAACGCGATTAAGCACTCCACGGGGGACCTGACGATCAATATCAGCTTATACCGGGTCGTGAAGGCCGGAAAGGAATACGTGGGCGTCTCCGTCGAGGATAACGGCCCCGGCATCACGGACCAGATGAAGCAGACCCTGCTGGAGCTCGACCTCACGCATACGAAGTCGAGGGGCAAGGGCTTCGGCCTCTGCCTCATTAAAATGCTCCTGGAGGACTTTAACGGCGAATTCTGGGTCGAGGACCGCGTAAACGGGGACTTTTCGAAGGGCGCCCGGTTCGTGGTAACGCTTCCCATAGCAAACCGATAG
- a CDS encoding HesA/MoeB/ThiF family protein, producing MPQRELNDYDLKRYDRQIILRGFGEEGQKKLKNTRVFVAGCGGLGSPIAYYLAAAGFGHLVLVDMDVVDLSNLNRQILHWDENIGELKVKSAYEKLSRLNPEIELTPLNMEITGDNVYELTEGCDIIMDAMDNFPARYMLNRASLKHGIPFIHASIWGMEGRLTTLVPGKTPCLECIFPNAPPKEKFPVLGATAGVLGTLQVTEAVKVILGTGEPLLNRLLVYDGEYMEFHEICIDKNPDCPACRHME from the coding sequence ATGCCGCAGCGAGAGCTTAACGATTATGACCTCAAAAGATACGACAGACAGATAATTCTCCGGGGATTCGGCGAGGAAGGGCAAAAGAAGCTTAAGAATACGCGGGTTTTTGTGGCGGGATGCGGAGGCCTGGGGAGTCCAATCGCTTACTACCTGGCCGCTGCAGGGTTCGGTCACCTCGTTCTTGTGGACATGGATGTCGTCGACCTGAGCAATTTGAACCGCCAGATCCTTCACTGGGACGAGAATATCGGGGAGCTTAAGGTGAAAAGCGCTTACGAGAAGCTCTCCCGGCTCAACCCGGAGATCGAGCTTACTCCCCTGAACATGGAGATCACCGGGGATAACGTCTATGAGCTGACGGAAGGCTGCGACATCATCATGGACGCCATGGACAACTTCCCCGCCCGGTACATGCTCAACCGGGCGTCGCTAAAACACGGAATACCGTTCATACACGCCTCCATCTGGGGCATGGAGGGCCGCCTGACGACGCTCGTCCCGGGAAAGACGCCATGCCTGGAGTGCATCTTCCCGAATGCCCCCCCTAAGGAGAAGTTCCCCGTTCTCGGGGCCACGGCGGGCGTGCTGGGCACGCTGCAGGTCACTGAGGCCGTTAAGGTCATCCTTGGCACAGGCGAGCCGCTGCTCAACCGGCTGCTCGTCTACGACGGCGAGTACATGGAGTTCCACGAGATCTGTATCGATAAGAACCCGGATTGCCCGGCCTGCAGGCATATGGAATAA
- a CDS encoding UbiX family flavin prenyltransferase: MQKRLIIAMTGASGVQYGIRLLEVLEGNEETHLVLSQEARELVEIETDTSVSSLLKKATFHYEDNDFLSPIASGSYRWDAMVIVPCTMKTMAGVANGYADTLIGRAADVTLKEGRKLIIVPREMPLNLIHLENMVKLKQAGAVIMPASPGFYNKPKTIDDLVDNVVGRILDQLGIDNDVYQRWGQKQKKQDVLPSTPHKIR, from the coding sequence ATGCAAAAAAGACTGATCATCGCGATGACCGGCGCCAGCGGGGTGCAGTACGGCATCCGGCTGTTAGAGGTCCTAGAGGGCAACGAGGAGACGCACCTGGTGCTTTCGCAGGAGGCACGGGAACTGGTCGAGATCGAGACGGACACGAGCGTGAGCTCGCTGCTGAAGAAAGCTACTTTCCATTATGAGGATAACGACTTTTTATCGCCCATCGCGAGCGGCTCATACCGCTGGGACGCCATGGTCATCGTGCCCTGCACCATGAAGACGATGGCCGGGGTGGCGAACGGCTACGCGGACACCCTCATCGGCCGTGCCGCGGACGTAACGCTCAAGGAGGGCCGCAAGCTCATCATCGTGCCCCGCGAAATGCCCCTCAACCTCATTCATCTCGAGAACATGGTAAAGCTAAAGCAGGCGGGGGCCGTGATCATGCCGGCAAGCCCCGGGTTCTACAACAAGCCAAAGACGATCGACGATCTGGTCGACAACGTCGTCGGGCGGATCCTGGATCAGCTAGGCATCGATAACGACGTGTACCAGCGCTGGGGCCAGAAGCAGAAAAAGCAGGACGTATTACCCTCCACACCACATAAGATACGGTAA